A section of the Cutibacterium granulosum genome encodes:
- a CDS encoding TerC/Alx family metal homeostasis membrane protein: protein MPVHSYTWIITVAVMLGLLIFDVLLMKRHPHKPSAKECSIWVSVYIGLAVLFGMGVWMLAGRSWGRQFYAVWITEYSLSLDNLFIFIILMSKLKVPEKLQQFALLCGIILALVFRGVFIALGKAVLDAWAWVFFVFGLFLLYSAISLVREYFSKEGNGEDAPDNALMRWVKRRVPTTGDYRGTAFFVREGGKRLATSMLTVAVALGSTDLLFALDSIPASYGLTNEPYLIFTANVFALMGLRQLYFLLGNLLNRLVFLQLGLAVILGFISLKLVGHAMNHYGLDDKWLGFSAEVSEGVSLGVIIGTLIVTTVVSLTYSRLHPGASGRD, encoded by the coding sequence ATGCCTGTCCACTCGTACACTTGGATCATCACCGTCGCCGTCATGCTCGGTCTGCTCATCTTTGATGTGCTCCTCATGAAACGGCACCCACACAAACCATCTGCCAAGGAATGCAGCATCTGGGTCAGTGTTTACATCGGACTTGCGGTGCTCTTCGGGATGGGTGTCTGGATGCTCGCTGGTAGATCGTGGGGGCGTCAGTTCTATGCGGTGTGGATAACTGAATACAGTCTGTCTCTGGACAATTTGTTCATCTTCATCATTCTCATGAGCAAGTTGAAGGTTCCGGAGAAGTTGCAGCAATTCGCATTGCTGTGTGGGATCATTCTTGCCTTGGTCTTCCGTGGCGTTTTCATTGCACTTGGCAAGGCCGTCCTTGACGCCTGGGCCTGGGTGTTCTTCGTCTTCGGACTGTTCCTGCTGTACTCGGCGATCAGCCTTGTCAGGGAGTACTTCTCCAAGGAAGGCAATGGGGAGGACGCTCCCGACAACGCCCTCATGAGATGGGTGAAACGGCGCGTTCCGACAACTGGCGATTATCGTGGCACGGCATTCTTCGTCCGTGAGGGTGGAAAGCGACTCGCGACCTCAATGCTCACCGTCGCCGTCGCCTTGGGTAGCACAGACCTGCTCTTCGCCCTGGACTCCATTCCGGCAAGCTATGGATTGACGAATGAGCCCTACCTCATTTTCACGGCAAACGTCTTTGCTCTCATGGGGCTTCGTCAACTGTATTTCCTGTTGGGGAATCTGCTCAACAGACTGGTTTTCCTGCAGCTGGGGTTGGCAGTCATTCTGGGGTTCATTTCTCTCAAACTTGTTGGGCATGCCATGAACCATTACGGGCTCGATGATAAATGGTTGGGGTTCTCCGCAGAGGTGTCGGAAGGTGTCTCACTGGGCGTCATCATTGGTACCCTCATCGTCACGACAGTGGTGTCGCTGACGTACTCGCGCCTGCACCCGGGAGCGAGTGGGCGAGACTGA
- the uvrB gene encoding excinuclease ABC subunit UvrB, with amino-acid sequence MRPVNEITRRIAPMHVVSEFQPSGDQPKAINELERRLKEGEQDVVLLGATGTGKTATVAWLAERVQRPMLVMQPNKTLAAQFAQELRGFFPDNAVEYFVSYYDYYQPEAYVPQTDTYIEKDSNINDEVERLRHSATTSLLTRRDVIVVSTVSAIYGLGTPSEYVERMITLEVGQEWDRRELLSELITNQYVRNDISSERGTFRVQGDTIEIFPVYEENAVRIEFFGDEIEALTTMHPITGEVLHEDDIVYVFPASHYAAGPERMERAMKSIEAELSERLRILERDGKLLEAQRLKMRTTYDLEMMHQIGSCSGIENYSRHIDGRGPGTAPNCLLDYFPEDFLLVVDESHVTIPQIGGMYEGDMSRKRTLVEHGFRLPSAMDNRPLKFDEFVQRIGQTVYLSATPGSYETERANGQVEQIIRPTGLVDPEIIVKPTNGQIDDLMGLIKERAERDERVLVTTLTKKMAEDLTDYLMEHGVRTRYLHSEIETLKRIELLKQLRMGEYDVLVGINLLREGLDLPEVSLVAILDADKEGFLRSDRSLIQTIGRAARNVNGQVVMYADTITESMRFAIDETNRRREIQLAYNKEHGIDPTPLRKKIGDITEMLAREEADTDELVARFDYGKGHRGYDSMITDEQRAHRQLDSGKMSEQELGDLIVELTAQMRDAAGELKFEVAARLRDEVADLKKDLRQMVEANR; translated from the coding sequence ATGCGTCCTGTCAACGAGATCACCCGCCGAATCGCCCCAATGCACGTCGTGAGCGAATTCCAGCCTTCCGGTGACCAGCCCAAGGCCATCAACGAGCTGGAGCGGCGCCTCAAGGAGGGGGAACAGGACGTCGTGCTGCTGGGTGCCACCGGCACCGGCAAGACAGCCACCGTCGCATGGCTCGCGGAGCGGGTGCAGCGCCCGATGCTCGTCATGCAGCCCAACAAGACCCTGGCAGCGCAGTTCGCCCAGGAGCTGCGCGGATTCTTCCCGGACAACGCCGTCGAGTACTTCGTGTCGTACTACGACTACTACCAACCAGAGGCGTATGTACCGCAGACCGACACCTACATCGAGAAGGACTCCAACATCAACGATGAGGTGGAGCGACTGCGACACTCTGCGACCACGTCGCTGCTCACCCGTCGCGACGTCATCGTCGTCTCCACGGTGTCGGCCATCTATGGTTTGGGCACCCCGTCGGAGTACGTGGAGCGGATGATCACCTTGGAGGTTGGTCAGGAGTGGGACCGACGGGAGTTGTTGTCCGAACTCATCACCAACCAGTACGTTCGCAACGACATCTCTTCCGAACGCGGCACGTTCCGAGTCCAAGGTGACACCATCGAGATCTTCCCGGTGTATGAGGAGAACGCAGTACGTATCGAATTCTTTGGCGATGAGATCGAAGCGCTCACCACGATGCATCCCATCACCGGCGAGGTGCTGCACGAGGACGACATCGTCTACGTCTTCCCCGCGAGCCACTATGCTGCTGGTCCGGAACGCATGGAGCGAGCGATGAAATCGATCGAGGCCGAGTTGTCTGAGCGTCTGAGGATCCTGGAGCGTGATGGCAAGCTCCTGGAGGCGCAACGCCTCAAGATGCGTACCACCTATGACCTTGAGATGATGCACCAGATTGGTTCGTGCTCCGGGATCGAGAACTACTCGCGGCACATTGACGGACGCGGCCCCGGTACCGCCCCGAACTGTCTGCTCGACTATTTCCCGGAGGATTTCCTTCTTGTCGTTGATGAATCGCATGTGACGATTCCTCAGATCGGCGGTATGTACGAAGGTGACATGAGCCGCAAACGCACCCTTGTCGAGCACGGTTTTCGCCTGCCCAGCGCCATGGACAATCGTCCGCTCAAATTTGACGAGTTCGTCCAGCGTATTGGTCAGACGGTGTATCTCTCGGCAACTCCGGGTAGCTACGAGACGGAGCGTGCCAACGGCCAGGTGGAGCAGATCATCCGTCCCACTGGCTTGGTGGATCCGGAGATCATCGTCAAGCCGACCAATGGTCAGATCGACGATCTCATGGGCTTGATCAAGGAACGTGCCGAGCGTGACGAGCGAGTCCTCGTGACGACATTGACGAAGAAGATGGCGGAGGATCTCACCGATTATCTCATGGAACATGGAGTACGTACTCGATATCTTCATTCTGAGATCGAGACCTTGAAACGCATCGAGTTGCTCAAGCAACTGCGTATGGGTGAGTACGACGTGCTGGTGGGTATCAACCTGTTGCGTGAGGGACTCGACCTTCCCGAGGTGTCACTCGTTGCCATTCTGGACGCCGACAAGGAGGGGTTCCTGCGTTCGGATCGGTCGCTCATCCAGACCATCGGTCGCGCAGCCCGAAACGTCAATGGCCAGGTCGTCATGTACGCAGACACGATCACTGAGTCGATGCGGTTTGCCATTGACGAGACGAATCGCCGTCGCGAAATCCAACTGGCCTACAACAAGGAGCACGGCATCGATCCGACTCCGCTGCGCAAGAAGATCGGTGACATCACCGAGATGTTGGCTCGTGAGGAGGCCGACACCGATGAACTCGTGGCCCGGTTCGACTACGGCAAGGGGCATCGTGGCTACGACTCGATGATCACCGATGAGCAACGGGCACATCGGCAGTTGGACAGCGGGAAGATGAGCGAGCAGGAGCTTGGCGACCTCATCGTGGAGCTCACCGCGCAGATGCGTGACGCTGCTGGCGAGCTCAAGTTCGAGGTGGCGGCACGTCTACGTGACGAGGTCGCTGACCTCAAGAAGGATCTACGCCAGATGGTGGAGGCCAACCGCTGA
- the coaE gene encoding dephospho-CoA kinase, whose product MSFAPVSAPRRRRIALTGGIASGKTTVAQLLAKRGALVLDYDQLSRDVVAPGGTGLSRVAAEFGPEVLNEDGSLNRAALAEVVFSDAQGRQRLEAILHPLVTARADELEAQAPADQLVIHDVPLLVEAGLADRFDVIIVTDLDPHEQVKRAQLRDGSSAQQVSRRMAAQASRAERLAVADHVIDASGALEELDAKVDRLWAELVT is encoded by the coding sequence GTGAGCTTCGCACCAGTCTCTGCACCACGCCGCCGTCGTATCGCGCTCACCGGGGGCATTGCGTCTGGCAAAACCACGGTGGCTCAGCTCCTCGCCAAGCGTGGGGCTCTTGTCCTCGACTACGACCAGCTCTCCCGCGACGTTGTCGCGCCCGGTGGCACAGGACTGTCCCGGGTGGCTGCCGAGTTCGGCCCTGAGGTCCTCAACGAGGACGGTAGCTTGAATCGAGCGGCCCTGGCTGAGGTGGTCTTTTCCGATGCACAAGGACGGCAACGGCTGGAAGCCATTCTGCATCCACTCGTCACAGCCCGGGCAGATGAACTTGAGGCACAGGCCCCAGCAGACCAACTCGTCATCCACGACGTTCCGCTGCTGGTCGAAGCAGGGCTTGCTGACAGGTTTGACGTCATCATCGTCACTGATCTTGACCCTCATGAGCAGGTGAAACGTGCCCAGCTCCGGGACGGCTCATCCGCACAGCAGGTATCCAGGCGAATGGCTGCCCAGGCGAGCCGGGCTGAGCGTCTCGCGGTGGCTGACCATGTCATCGACGCCTCGGGGGCGCTGGAGGAATTGGACGCCAAGGTTGATCGGCTGTGGGCTGAGTTGGTGACGTGA
- the rpsA gene encoding 30S ribosomal protein S1, translated as MTSSTEASTSNSVDNDQQTAATATENNSVTVDDLGSTEAFMAAVDATIKYFNDGDIVTGTVVKVDRDEVLLDIGYKTEGVIPSKELSIKHDVDPFDVVKVGDEIEALVQQKEDKEGRLILSKKRAQYERAWGSIEKIKDEEGVVSGTVIEVVKGGLIVDIGLRGFLPASLVEMRRVRDLQPYVGEEIEAKIIELDKNRNNVVLSRRAWLEQTQSEVRHNFLQQLQKGQIRKGVVSSIVNFGAFVDLGGVDGLVHVSELSWKHIDHPGEVVEVGQPVTVEVLDVDMDRERVSLSLKATQEDPWQAFARLHQIGQIVPGKVTKLVPFGAFVRVEDGIEGLVHVSELAERHVEIPEQVVSVNDDVMVKIIDIDLDRRRISLSLKQANEGMDTTSDEFDPSLYGMTASYDENGNYIYPEGFDPETNEWRPGYDEQRIAWEQQYAEAQARWEAHKKQVIAAEEAEREAAVEQPASATSYTSQAPTEGSLASDEALQALRDKLTNG; from the coding sequence ATGACCTCCTCCACTGAGGCCTCCACCTCGAATTCGGTCGACAACGACCAGCAGACTGCCGCCACCGCCACCGAGAACAACTCGGTCACCGTTGACGACCTGGGCAGCACCGAAGCCTTCATGGCTGCGGTTGACGCCACCATCAAGTACTTCAACGACGGTGACATCGTCACCGGAACCGTCGTCAAGGTCGACCGTGACGAGGTCCTCCTCGACATCGGTTACAAGACCGAGGGCGTCATCCCCTCCAAGGAGCTGTCGATCAAGCATGACGTCGATCCATTCGACGTCGTCAAGGTCGGTGACGAGATCGAGGCCTTGGTCCAGCAGAAAGAGGACAAGGAAGGCCGCCTCATCCTCTCCAAGAAGCGTGCTCAGTACGAGCGTGCCTGGGGCAGCATTGAGAAGATCAAGGACGAGGAGGGTGTCGTCTCCGGTACCGTCATCGAGGTCGTCAAGGGCGGCCTGATCGTCGACATCGGTCTGCGTGGCTTCCTGCCGGCCTCCTTGGTCGAGATGCGTCGTGTTCGTGACCTCCAGCCCTACGTCGGCGAGGAGATCGAGGCCAAGATCATCGAGCTCGACAAGAACCGCAACAACGTGGTTCTGTCGCGTCGTGCCTGGCTCGAGCAGACCCAGTCCGAGGTTCGCCACAACTTCCTGCAGCAGCTGCAGAAGGGGCAGATCCGCAAGGGCGTCGTCTCCTCCATCGTCAACTTCGGTGCCTTCGTCGACCTCGGTGGGGTTGACGGCCTGGTCCACGTCTCCGAGCTGTCCTGGAAGCACATCGACCACCCGGGTGAGGTCGTCGAGGTCGGTCAGCCGGTCACCGTTGAGGTGCTGGACGTCGACATGGATCGCGAGCGCGTCTCCCTGTCGCTCAAAGCCACCCAGGAAGATCCGTGGCAGGCCTTCGCCCGGCTGCACCAGATCGGCCAGATCGTTCCCGGCAAGGTCACCAAGCTCGTCCCGTTCGGTGCCTTCGTCCGTGTCGAGGACGGCATCGAAGGCCTGGTTCACGTCTCCGAGCTCGCCGAGCGTCACGTGGAGATCCCCGAGCAGGTTGTCTCGGTCAACGACGACGTCATGGTCAAGATCATCGACATCGATTTGGACCGCCGCCGCATCTCGCTGTCGCTCAAGCAGGCCAACGAGGGTATGGACACCACCTCCGACGAGTTCGACCCCTCGCTGTACGGCATGACCGCCTCCTACGACGAGAACGGCAACTACATCTACCCCGAGGGCTTCGATCCGGAGACCAACGAGTGGAGGCCCGGCTACGACGAGCAGCGCATCGCCTGGGAGCAGCAGTACGCCGAGGCCCAGGCTCGCTGGGAGGCCCACAAGAAGCAGGTCATCGCTGCCGAGGAGGCTGAGCGTGAGGCTGCCGTGGAACAGCCTGCCTCCGCCACGTCCTACACTTCGCAGGCTCCGACCGAGGGTTCGCTTGCCTCTGACGAGGCTCTGCAGGCCCTGCGTGACAAGCTCACCAACGGCTGA
- a CDS encoding FAD-binding and (Fe-S)-binding domain-containing protein has product MKRTQQSILPDGLIRQLQDSIGSKQVSADLLDLSAVAADASHYLLTPGALVRATTADDVACAMTAARRHKVSLTFRSGGTSLSGQGLTDGIMVDTRRAFRGIEVLDEGRRVRVQPGATIRAVNTALARYQRKLGPDPASSVACTVGGVLADNSSGMSCGTIANSYQTLESMVIVLASGTVLDTADPDADDKLCSTEPELVETLLRLRETCRRPEHAERIRHLFSMKNTMGYGLNSFLDHDSPSQILSHLMIGSEGTLGFIASAVMRTLPVMPQISTALLHFPTLESATTALPALLESGVTVTELMDSASLELCRRDPRDGHIVPPSPGGDDAALLVEYHCADEQSRREAEERGNAVIDTLDLVNEPEFTGDPATRGPIWNLRNGLYTKIAGTRKSGQTPLLEDIAVPVESLAGVCGDLQHLFGKHGYPGSIIFGHAKDGNIHFLVVEDFRDRKGLDRYERFTEDMVDLVLAAEGTLKAEHGTGRIMAPFVERQYGPELYNVMVKLKNAADPDQMLNPGTIITDDPQLHLKDIKLSPTVQEEVDRCVECGYCEPVCPSRDLTLTPRQRIVVQRAIAQAHADGDEELAAQLSADEQYPVIQTCAVDGMCQTNCPLHINTGDLVRRLRAEGNSPAWQGVWDIAAKGWGPFVSAASLGMDAVHPIPTRATNTVLGAARSIVGADRVPLLSKELPAGGRRRSSGHRRGPVGRPEVVYLPACVNTMFGSAVPQEETLEFSVLSLLATAGVGVTVPQGIEAVCCGTPWKSKGMTIGYATMRRRVVDIMQEATHGGELTVISDAVSCSEGFVHELEYEGVTGIRIVDAVQYIADELLPVLPDLPKLRSAALHPTCSSTRMSWNDALYRCAQAIADDVVVADDWGCCGFAGDRGMLHPELTESATARETAQLRAREFDVYLSANRTCEIGMQRATGKSWRHVLSVLAERMVEFAPA; this is encoded by the coding sequence ATGAAACGTACTCAGCAGTCCATTCTGCCCGATGGGCTCATCCGCCAGCTGCAGGACTCAATCGGATCCAAGCAGGTCAGTGCAGACCTGCTCGACCTCTCCGCCGTCGCGGCTGACGCCTCCCACTACCTGCTCACGCCCGGAGCGCTGGTGCGTGCCACCACCGCCGACGACGTTGCCTGCGCCATGACTGCCGCACGTCGTCACAAGGTCAGCCTCACATTCCGCTCCGGTGGGACGAGCCTGTCTGGCCAAGGACTCACCGACGGAATCATGGTCGACACCCGTCGCGCCTTCCGCGGGATCGAGGTCCTTGACGAGGGCCGACGGGTGAGAGTCCAGCCCGGGGCAACGATACGTGCCGTCAACACCGCCTTGGCACGGTATCAACGCAAGCTTGGCCCCGACCCGGCCTCGTCCGTGGCCTGCACCGTGGGCGGAGTCCTCGCCGACAATTCCTCGGGCATGAGCTGCGGCACGATCGCCAACTCGTACCAGACGTTGGAATCCATGGTGATCGTCCTGGCCAGTGGCACGGTCCTCGACACCGCCGATCCCGACGCCGACGACAAACTCTGCAGTACCGAACCCGAGCTCGTCGAAACCCTGCTACGACTGCGCGAGACGTGTCGCCGCCCAGAACATGCAGAACGGATCCGCCACCTGTTCTCGATGAAGAACACCATGGGCTACGGTCTCAACTCCTTCCTCGACCATGACTCACCGTCCCAGATCCTCTCCCACCTCATGATCGGATCGGAAGGCACCTTGGGATTCATCGCATCGGCAGTCATGCGGACGCTGCCGGTCATGCCTCAGATCTCCACCGCCCTGTTGCACTTCCCCACTCTGGAAAGCGCCACCACGGCCCTACCCGCTCTGCTGGAGTCCGGGGTCACCGTCACCGAACTGATGGACTCCGCCTCCCTCGAACTGTGCAGGCGTGATCCACGTGACGGCCACATCGTGCCACCGTCACCGGGTGGTGACGACGCGGCTCTGCTCGTTGAGTACCACTGCGCCGACGAACAGTCGCGTCGTGAGGCGGAGGAGCGTGGCAACGCCGTCATCGACACCCTCGATCTCGTCAACGAGCCGGAATTCACCGGCGACCCTGCCACCCGCGGACCGATCTGGAACCTGCGCAACGGGCTCTACACCAAGATCGCGGGCACCCGAAAATCCGGTCAGACGCCGCTCCTGGAGGACATCGCCGTTCCGGTGGAAAGCCTCGCCGGGGTGTGTGGAGACCTCCAGCACCTGTTCGGCAAGCACGGCTACCCCGGCTCAATCATCTTCGGCCACGCCAAGGACGGCAACATCCACTTCCTCGTCGTCGAGGACTTCCGCGACAGGAAGGGCCTGGATCGTTACGAACGATTCACCGAGGACATGGTCGATCTGGTCCTGGCCGCCGAAGGGACGCTCAAGGCCGAGCATGGTACCGGACGCATCATGGCGCCCTTCGTCGAGCGGCAGTACGGACCCGAGCTCTACAACGTCATGGTCAAACTCAAGAACGCCGCCGACCCAGATCAGATGCTCAACCCGGGAACGATCATCACCGATGATCCGCAGCTGCACCTCAAGGACATCAAGCTCAGCCCGACCGTCCAGGAAGAGGTGGACCGGTGCGTCGAATGCGGGTACTGCGAACCCGTCTGCCCGTCACGTGACCTCACCCTCACACCTCGTCAACGTATCGTCGTGCAGCGGGCGATCGCCCAGGCACACGCCGATGGTGACGAGGAACTCGCCGCGCAGCTGAGCGCCGACGAACAATACCCGGTGATCCAGACGTGCGCCGTGGACGGGATGTGCCAGACAAACTGTCCGTTGCACATCAACACCGGCGACCTGGTACGCCGACTGCGCGCTGAAGGCAATTCGCCGGCCTGGCAGGGCGTCTGGGACATCGCAGCCAAGGGATGGGGGCCATTCGTCAGTGCTGCCAGCCTGGGAATGGATGCAGTACACCCCATTCCGACCCGAGCAACCAACACCGTACTCGGTGCGGCGCGATCGATCGTGGGGGCCGACCGGGTACCGCTCCTGTCGAAGGAGTTGCCCGCGGGCGGTCGGCGGCGATCGTCAGGCCACCGTCGCGGGCCTGTGGGACGCCCCGAGGTCGTCTACCTACCTGCATGCGTCAACACGATGTTCGGATCCGCCGTGCCCCAGGAGGAGACCCTCGAGTTCTCCGTGTTGTCGTTGCTCGCTACAGCAGGGGTCGGCGTCACCGTGCCCCAGGGCATCGAAGCGGTCTGTTGTGGCACACCGTGGAAGTCAAAGGGCATGACAATCGGCTACGCGACCATGCGTCGCAGAGTCGTCGACATCATGCAGGAGGCCACCCATGGCGGCGAACTCACCGTCATCTCGGATGCGGTGAGTTGCTCCGAGGGATTCGTCCACGAGCTCGAGTACGAGGGAGTCACCGGGATCCGGATCGTCGACGCCGTGCAGTACATCGCCGACGAGCTGCTTCCCGTGCTTCCCGACCTGCCGAAACTGCGCTCGGCTGCGCTGCACCCCACCTGCTCGTCCACGCGCATGTCTTGGAATGACGCGCTGTACCGCTGCGCACAGGCCATCGCCGATGACGTGGTCGTCGCCGATGACTGGGGATGCTGCGGATTCGCAGGTGATCGTGGAATGCTGCACCCCGAACTCACCGAGTCGGCCACCGCCCGAGAAACAGCGCAGCTGCGCGCCCGCGAGTTCGACGTGTATCTCTCGGCCAACCGCACCTGCGAGATCGGTATGCAGCGGGCAACCGGTAAATCGTGGCGTCACGTGCTCTCGGTGCTGGCGGAGCGGATGGTGGAATTCGCCCCAGCCTGA
- a CDS encoding endonuclease domain-containing protein, with protein MIAAAALAHDPTTLIRALWLWDPNTILTGKAALIMHGMTAPNTHHVLDFTGITSIEACSLTRHLSRPGITVHRWHIPDRFITYREHIRLTTPEVCVLILAIHGNWDWVCEALRQRLVSPGSCRAARKSLTGRYPKTQVDQALADIALNAWSIPELHMARLLRATGITGHKSNHEIHAGNRIYYLDQAFNAEKLATEIDGRTIHGTIDGYEHTMMRTAHLEQHGWKILHITPTMLRHHPHFVLDWITTHLHIRHKPTRHYTEPQLRHIMTGLDSI; from the coding sequence GTGATAGCCGCCGCAGCACTGGCCCACGACCCCACCACCCTCATCCGAGCTCTCTGGCTCTGGGACCCCAACACCATCCTCACCGGGAAAGCTGCCCTCATCATGCACGGCATGACAGCGCCCAACACCCACCACGTGCTCGACTTCACCGGCATCACCAGCATCGAGGCATGTTCACTCACCCGGCATCTGAGCCGACCAGGAATCACCGTGCACCGCTGGCACATCCCCGATCGATTCATCACCTATCGCGAACACATCCGCCTCACCACACCAGAAGTCTGCGTCCTCATCCTCGCCATCCATGGGAACTGGGACTGGGTCTGTGAAGCGCTCCGGCAGCGCCTCGTCTCACCTGGTTCCTGCCGTGCAGCCCGAAAAAGCCTCACCGGCCGATATCCCAAAACCCAGGTCGACCAAGCCTTGGCCGATATCGCCCTCAACGCCTGGTCCATCCCCGAACTTCACATGGCACGACTGCTCAGAGCCACCGGCATCACCGGCCACAAATCCAACCACGAAATCCACGCCGGGAACCGCATCTATTACCTTGACCAAGCCTTCAACGCTGAGAAACTCGCCACAGAGATTGATGGCCGCACCATCCACGGCACCATCGATGGCTACGAACACACCATGATGCGCACTGCTCACCTCGAGCAACACGGCTGGAAGATTCTCCACATCACACCCACCATGCTGCGCCACCACCCGCACTTCGTCCTCGACTGGATCACCACCCACCTCCACATTCGTCACAAGCCCACGCGCCACTACACCGAACCACAGCTCCGCCACATCATGACTGGTCTCGACTCAATCTAA